TGTCGGTCCGGACGATCCGGACCGGCGCGCCGGCCAGCCGGCGCGCCGTCTCCCCGTCGCCGACCACCAGCGCGCAGCGCGCCTCGGCGAGCACGAGCCGCAGCCGGGCCGGCGGGAACACCGGATCCAGCAGGGTGTACGCGGCGCCGGCCTTGAGCACGCCGAGGAGCGCCACGACGAGGCTCGCCCCCCGGTCCAGACAGATCCCGACGACGTGGCCGGGGCCGGCGCCCCGGCCACGCAGCGTCGCGGCGAACCGGTCGGCCCGCTCGTCCAGCTCGCGGTAGTCGAGCCGGTCGTCACCGGAGACGACAGCCGTCGCCGTCGGGGTCCGCCCGGCCCACTGGGTGACCAGCTCGTGCAGACACCGGTCGGCGGGGTACGCCGACGTCGTGTCGTTCCACCCGACGTCGGGCCACCGGGCGTCGGGCCAGCGGACCTCGGGCCGCCTGGCGTCGGGCGGCGCGGGCCGGGTCGGCTGCGGCCCGGGGCCGCCGGGGGTCGGCCGCCCCGGGGCCCCGTCGGTCGGCCGGGGCGCCCCGCTGAGCCGTTCCTGTGACTGGGTCACCGTTCCACCACTCCACTCGTCGGTCTCGACACCGGTCAGGGGATCCCGCTCACCCGGCCGCGAGGCTCGCCGGCCGCAGGTCGGTCCAGGACCGCTCCACGTAGTCCAGGCAGGCCTGCCGGGTGTCCTCGCCGAACGCCACCCGCCAGCCGGCGGGCGCCACGATCCGGGCGGGCCAGAGTGAGTGCTGGTTCTCGTCGTTGACCAGGACCAGGTACACGCCGTCCTCGTCCTCGAACGGATTGGTCATGACTCCTCCTTGGGTGGGCTGGTGGGCAGGTCCCGGACGGACCTGATCGGGCCGATGAGCCGGACGAGCTTGCCGAGGACCACCGCGACGGTGATCACCCAGAGCGCCTGCCGGATGCCGAGCACGGCGCCGAGCCAGCCGCCGAGCACGGCCCCGACCGGGATGACGCCGAACTGGATGAAGCGCGAGCTGGTGTACATGCGGGCGAGCAGGCGCGGTGGGCAGTACGCCTGCCGGAAGCCGGTCACCACGACGTTCCCGACCACCATGCCGATCGACGGGACGAGGATCCCGAGGACGAACAGCAGCAGCCCGGGGCCGTCCTGGGTCAGCGGGATGAGCAGGCAGAACGGCGCGGTGCCGAGGGAGAACAGCAGCAGGGCGCGGGCGCTGCCGAACCGGGTGGCGACCCGCCGGGCCAGCACCGCGCCGACCAGACCGCCGATGAAGTCGGCCGCGAGCAGGAACCCCACCACCCCCGGCGCGGCGCCGACGGTACGGATCAGGAAGATGACCGTCAGGGCGTACATCGCGTTGAGGGTGAAGTTGTCCACCGCCGCGCTGATCGCCAGGATCCGCAGGTAGCGGTCCCGCCCCACGTAGCGCAGCCCCTCGCCGATCTCCTGCTTGGTGCTGGTCCGCCTGACCTGCGGGCGGGGCAGGTTCTCGGTGACCCGCATCCGGAGCAGGCACACCGCCGAGACGACGAAGGTGACCGCGTCCAGGAACAGCCCGGTCACCGCGCCGACCGCCTGGGCGATCAGACCGCCGAGGGGCGGCCCGGCCAGGTTGGCCACCTGGTCGGTTCCCTGGAGCTTGGCGTTGGCCTCGGCGAGTTGGGCCTTGTCCACCACCGCCGGCAGGAACGCCTGGTAGGCGGTGGTGAAGAACATCGACGCGGTGCCGGCGGCGAACGCCACCACGATCAACTGCCCCACGCTGAGCAGCCCGAGCCAGGCCGCCACCGGCACGCTGAGGAGCACGGCCACCGACACCGCGTCGGCGGCCAGCATGGTCTGCCGACGTGAGCTGCGGTCGATCCAGGCGCCGGCGGGCAGGCTGATCAGCAGCCACGGCAGCCACGCCATCGCGTTGATCACGCCCATGGTGACCGGCCCCGCCTCCAGCGTGACGACCGCGACCAGGGGGAACGCCACGCCGGTCACCGCGCTGCCGACCTTGCTGGTCGCCTCGCCGAACCACAACAGCCGGAATTCGCGGTGCCGCAGCAGCGGGACGGAGGCCGGCGCCGGCGGGTTCTCGGTGAGACTCATACCGGCTGCGCCTCCCGTTCCGTCGTCTCCGGCGACCAGACGTCCATCTCGGACAGACCCGTGGTGGCGTACCGTCCCAGCGCGCTGACCAGCAGCCGTATCTCCAGCTCCAGGGCCTCGACGAGCCGGACCAGCCCCGCCTCCGGATCGGTGTCGGCGGCCAGCAACGCGGCCCGGCCCAGGCCGACGGCGTCCGCGCCGAGCGCGAGCGCCTTCACCGCCCGTGCCCCCGACCACATCCGACCGCTGACCAGCAGCGGTCCGGACGGCGACCGGCCGATCCGGCGCAGGCACTCCACCAGCGGCAGCCCGACGTGGTCGAGGAAGGCCAGCGGCGCCCAGCCGGTGCCGCCCTCCGCCCCGTCGACGGTCACCGCGTCCGCGCCGGCGGCCCAGGCCACCCCGGCCGCCTCGGCGACGTCCCGGGCCGGCGGCAGCTTCACCCACACCCGGGCGCGGGGGTAGTTGTTGCGCATCAGGTGGATCTGGTGCGCCAGGATCTCCGGGGTGAACGTGCCCGGGGCGCTGGACCGGAGCACGGCGTCGGCGCCCGCGCCGTACACCGGGTCGAGCAGGTACTGGTCGCCGAGGCGGGTGGCGGCCTGCCCGGCCACCACCGTCATGCCGCCCAGGCCCGGCTTAGCCCCCTGGCCGACCTTCAGCTCGAAGCCGAGCCGGCCGCTGTCGAGCAGCGGCTGCGCCGAGGGGTCGCTGTAGACGAGGTTCCACACCTCGGCGTCGGCGTCCTCGGTGCTCTGCTGCACCACCACGCCGCCGAGTCCGTCGGGCACGGCCGTGCCGTACGCCTGGAGCCGGCCGAGCAGCGCGCTCTCCCCCGGCGGGCCCAGCCGGCCGTACCCGTTCACCGGCACGACGTTCTCGCCGATCACCATGGGCAGACCGAGGGCGCCCGCCTGCCGGGCCACCGCCCGACCGAGGTCGGCCCCGGCCACCCGGGTCGAGCCGAAGGCGGACACGTAGACCGGCAGCGGCGTGCGGAACCCACCGACCGACGCGCGCAGGTCCACGTCCCGGTAGGTGGGCTCGCGGGCCAGGTCGACGAGCTTCTCCAGCCGCAGCGGCACGAACACCGGCGGCACCAGCCGCAGCGCGTCGAGCCCGTCGGCCGGGGTGGTCCCGCCGCCGCCGTACAGGGCGCGCCCGTAGGTCGCCAGCTCCGGGAAGACCGCCGCCGCGCCGACCCGCGCCCGTTCCCGGACGACGTCCTCGGCGAAACCGTCGGCGCGCAACGCGGCAGGGCGCCCACCCGCGGTCACGGGGCCACCACCCCGGGGACCTTCGGGAAGGCCGCGGCCTGCCACACCGCGTCCAGTCCCGCCACGTACCGGGTCAGCCGCTGGACGCCGAGGCCGAACCCGGCGCTGGCCGGCAGGCCCTCCCGCAGCATCCGCAGGTACCAGCCGTACTTGGCCGGGTTCTCCCCGGTCTCCCGCATCCGGGCGATCACCCGGGCGTAGTCGGACTCGCGTTCCCCACCGCTGATCAGCTCCCCGAAGCCCTCCGGGGCGATCAGGTCGAAGTTGCGCAGCCGGCCGGGCTGCGCCGGGTCCTCCCGGTCGTAGAAGCCCCGGGAGCCCTTCGGGTAGTCGACGAGGAAGAACGGGCGACGCGCGGCACGGGACAGCAGCGCCTCACCGGCCCAGTCGATCTCCGCCGCCGGGTTCTGGTCATGCCCCGCCGCGCGCAGCTCGGCGACGGCCGAGGCGTGCGTACGCTCGTCGAACACGCCGGTGAGCAGCTCGGCGAACGCGCTGGCCGGACGGCCGAGGGTGGCGAGCTCCGCCGGGCAGTGGGTGACCACGTGCCGCACGGCATGGGTGACCAGGCCGGTGGCCAGCGCGATCACCTCGTCGCGGCCGGCGCCGGCCAGCTCGACGTCGATCTGGTGGAACTCGGCCAGGTGTCGGCTGGTGTGGCAGGTCTCCAGGGGTTCCAGGCGGACGTTCGGCGCGATCGAGAAGATCCGGTCGAACGCCCGCAGGGACGCCTGCTTGTAGAGGATGACGCTGGTCATCAGCTTGTAGCGATGGCCGTAGTAGTCGAGGTCGACCTGCTTGGCGCCGCGCGCCCCCGGGTCGGTGACCGGGCCGATGATCGGCGGGAGCAGCTCGACGAAACCCGCGGCGGCGAGGTACTCCCGGGCGGCGGCCAGGATCCCGTGCTGGATGCGCAGCGCGGCCCGGGTGGTCGCCGCCGACAGGTGCTCGCCGGGCGGCGGGGGCAGCACCGGGGCGATTGTCGTTTCGGGCGCTGTGGTCATCGGATTCCTCTCGTTCGGTGCGGTACGGACGGGTCGGCGTCGAACCGGCGCTCCACGTGGGACAGCGCGTTCATCAGGCTGGCGGCGGTGGTCGGCGGCGGAGTCGGGACGTCCGCCGGGATGGGCATGTTGCCGGTACGGGCCCAGCGCAGCCGGCCCCGCTCGTCGATGAAGCTGGCGCTGCGTCCGGCGTTGTCCGGGTGCAGGCAGTACGGGACGTCGAGGTGCCCGCGGGCGAACGCCGCGAGCAGGGCCCGGCCGACGTCGTCGTCGAGCTCCAGCGTGGCCTCGATCAGGTTGCCGGCCTCGCGGTACACCTGCCCGACGAGGTCGTCCGGGTCCTCGGCCCCGACCACCCGGACGATCGCCGCCTCGTCCCGTGCCGCCTCGTCGGCCAGCCGCAGCGCCGCTACGTTCTCGCCGATCGTCGGGATCCGGTGCGCCTCGGCGGCGGTCTTGACGATCAACCGGGCCGCGCCCGCCCGTACCGCCACCCGGGCGGCCAGCTCCGACAGCCGGCGGGCGCCCGCCGCGTGGCGGGGGTACACGCCCATGTAGGTGTAGACGACCACGTGCCACTGGATGTCGGGCAGGTACTCCCGGGCCAACCGGCGCAACGCGGTCACCGCGGCGACGTCCTGCTCCGCGTCGGTCTGCTGGGCGTAGCTCAGGGACACGCTGCGCAGCCCGTACGCCCGGAAGAACAACGCCTCCAGCACGCTGACGGCGACCAGCAGCCCCGGTGGGCACAACTGCCCCAGCAGGCAACCGCCGAACGTCTCCAGGTGCGGCTCGGGCCCCCGGTCGCCGGCCCGGGCGAGCAGCGCGCAGGAGTCCGCCCAGTTGCGCACCG
The sequence above is a segment of the Micromonospora sp. WMMD882 genome. Coding sequences within it:
- a CDS encoding MbtH family protein translates to MTNPFEDEDGVYLVLVNDENQHSLWPARIVAPAGWRVAFGEDTRQACLDYVERSWTDLRPASLAAG
- a CDS encoding MFS transporter — its product is MSLTENPPAPASVPLLRHREFRLLWFGEATSKVGSAVTGVAFPLVAVVTLEAGPVTMGVINAMAWLPWLLISLPAGAWIDRSSRRQTMLAADAVSVAVLLSVPVAAWLGLLSVGQLIVVAFAAGTASMFFTTAYQAFLPAVVDKAQLAEANAKLQGTDQVANLAGPPLGGLIAQAVGAVTGLFLDAVTFVVSAVCLLRMRVTENLPRPQVRRTSTKQEIGEGLRYVGRDRYLRILAISAAVDNFTLNAMYALTVIFLIRTVGAAPGVVGFLLAADFIGGLVGAVLARRVATRFGSARALLLFSLGTAPFCLLIPLTQDGPGLLLFVLGILVPSIGMVVGNVVVTGFRQAYCPPRLLARMYTSSRFIQFGVIPVGAVLGGWLGAVLGIRQALWVITVAVVLGKLVRLIGPIRSVRDLPTSPPKEES
- a CDS encoding glutamate synthase-related protein, producing the protein MTAGGRPAALRADGFAEDVVRERARVGAAAVFPELATYGRALYGGGGTTPADGLDALRLVPPVFVPLRLEKLVDLAREPTYRDVDLRASVGGFRTPLPVYVSAFGSTRVAGADLGRAVARQAGALGLPMVIGENVVPVNGYGRLGPPGESALLGRLQAYGTAVPDGLGGVVVQQSTEDADAEVWNLVYSDPSAQPLLDSGRLGFELKVGQGAKPGLGGMTVVAGQAATRLGDQYLLDPVYGAGADAVLRSSAPGTFTPEILAHQIHLMRNNYPRARVWVKLPPARDVAEAAGVAWAAGADAVTVDGAEGGTGWAPLAFLDHVGLPLVECLRRIGRSPSGPLLVSGRMWSGARAVKALALGADAVGLGRAALLAADTDPEAGLVRLVEALELEIRLLVSALGRYATTGLSEMDVWSPETTEREAQPV
- a CDS encoding asparagine synthetase A produces the protein MTTAPETTIAPVLPPPPGEHLSAATTRAALRIQHGILAAAREYLAAAGFVELLPPIIGPVTDPGARGAKQVDLDYYGHRYKLMTSVILYKQASLRAFDRIFSIAPNVRLEPLETCHTSRHLAEFHQIDVELAGAGRDEVIALATGLVTHAVRHVVTHCPAELATLGRPASAFAELLTGVFDERTHASAVAELRAAGHDQNPAAEIDWAGEALLSRAARRPFFLVDYPKGSRGFYDREDPAQPGRLRNFDLIAPEGFGELISGGERESDYARVIARMRETGENPAKYGWYLRMLREGLPASAGFGLGVQRLTRYVAGLDAVWQAAAFPKVPGVVAP
- a CDS encoding methylaspartate mutase, which gives rise to MTPPAVAGASFGDFVDRAAAAGRLVVQPRMGFSDPGRMRAGLLAVRSTPAVTAGTVTLDSYTRVGDHAAARRAVAAGLDLNGYPLVTHPADTTRAMLRDLPGPTFPVQVRHGSADPRRIVGALVDVGLHATEGGPVSYCLPYGRTPLRESVRNWADSCALLARAGDRGPEPHLETFGGCLLGQLCPPGLLVAVSVLEALFFRAYGLRSVSLSYAQQTDAEQDVAAVTALRRLAREYLPDIQWHVVVYTYMGVYPRHAAGARRLSELAARVAVRAGAARLIVKTAAEAHRIPTIGENVAALRLADEAARDEAAIVRVVGAEDPDDLVGQVYREAGNLIEATLELDDDVGRALLAAFARGHLDVPYCLHPDNAGRSASFIDERGRLRWARTGNMPIPADVPTPPPTTAASLMNALSHVERRFDADPSVPHRTRGIR